CGCTGGCGACGGCCCAGGCGGTCGTCCTGGCAAACAGGACCGTCAGCGCCGACGAGGACAAGCCAGTCACTTTCATCAATCTCACCACGGCCGGCATCCTCTTCCCGCCGTTCCCCGGAATGGGCGCCTACGTAAGCAGCAAGATGGCCGCCGTCAAGATCCTAGAGGCGTTTGCCGCCGAGAACCCGCATGTGCGTCTTCACAATGTGCATCCCGGATTCCTCGAGACGGCCATGTCGGCCAAGCTGGGAGAGAAAATCAAACTGCCCTACGCCTACGATGACAGTAAGTCGAACTGACCCTGTTTGCGTTCAAGTCACTAATCTCTCGCAGTCTCCCTCCCTGCCGACTTCCTGGTCTGGACTGCCTCCGCCGAAGCCGAATTTCTCAGGAACAAGATCGTCTTCGCCGCGTGGGACGTGGATGAGCTCAAAGCGCGTACAAAGGAGATTGTCGGTGGCCCGCCCGGAACTGGGGAGCTCAGGATCGGCTTCCAAGGCTTCCCTCGATTTATGGCAGGCCAGCCTTTGCCAGGCACCAACTAGGCAGCCGGGATTTGTATGGAAGTCGCCGTCCCGGGTGCAAGGGACGGTGCCCGGCTCTTTGCTTGAACAGGAATATGCAAATTTACACACTGGAGTGCTCGCCTATTGCTAGCTTTTAGATATGTTAGAGAAAAAAACCAAGAATGGATCAAATTCGAACGCAGAGTACTTGCCACGGCTTTATCCTCGCTGCtttgttttttatttttatttttatttttttttttgtgtaAGCACTTGTAGaatagaaaataaaaagtaaTATATCAATCCAAAAGATTTTTTCAAATATCCGTTCTGCATCTAAGCGAATTTAGAGTGACGCAACCCAGATTAGAATAAATAAACTTGGGCAAGGAATGAGTGCTCATCTAGACAGGGACTCATATCTGGTTACCCAGTGAGCCCTAGGCTCCGCTGCAACTATTCAGTGTCATTAGGGCATTCTCTATATTCTCGCCATGCTCTCTAAGATTCGCGAATTATTATAGGTACAAGACTCAAAAGACCAACCGTCTTGCCACTCCATGAGTGACAGATTGTAACCTGCACCGAAGCAACGCCACCACTGGCCCGATTACCCAAGTGGTATGCTCCCAGCGCGCCTCAAGCGCACCCTTCGCGTCCTGGCAGTACCTCTCTGTAAACTGCACAATAACCTTGGCAATCTTGGAGAGATCGCCGACCTGACTTCGGCTGTCGCTGgccaagctgcagctgcgcgaAATTGACTGCGGTTGTGACCATGACCGTATGAGGGGATCTTGTTCAGAGGAAATGGGCGGGCTGTTGCAAGACGACACCGACCCATCGTGGCCTAGCGATTCACTGGCAAAACCGGCAGAGCTATGAATCACGTCCATCAGCGAAATGCATCCGGATGCTACCAGGAGCGCCACCTCAGCCTGATCGGAACAGGGGCACATGAGGATGGTCAACAGCCGCTGGCACGCCTCGGTCGCTGTCAAGCCGCCATGCGTGTAGGTAGGAGCGGTGGACCTAGGCCGTTGCTCCTGGCTCCTCTCCAACTGCTCGACAATCGACAGAGCAACCCTGGTGCAGTCCATGTCGGTCTCGGCGGTCTCCGCCGCAAGCCTTGTGTTCATTGGATTCTTACACGGGGACGGCGACACTTTGGCAGATTGTGCCGATGGCTGGCTATCCTGGATATGATCATGGACTCTCGACTGTGTGCGTAGAAACCAGTCATTGCTGCAGCTCATCCCCCTGTCGGTCTGGCTGGGGACTCTGGTGGGCTCTGCGAAGGGGCTGCTGCTTGTATTTGCATCGGGCATCCCAAAAAATTGCCGGGAGCTTtggctctgactctgactctTGCTTCTATCCCTCCGGACACGATGCGGTCGACCACCACGACGAGCTGGACTGTATGTGCAGGGGCGGTTGAGGTTTGCGCACCGTGCACAGGTCGGTTTCTGCTTGTCACATCGCAGCTTGGACGCAGAGCAGACATCACACGAGTCTTTTAGCTTTCGAACTGGCGGTTGGGTCTTGTAGGCCTCCATGTCGACTGGGTGGTATATAGCTCCAGTAGAGCGAATTCGTTGGATCCTGGTATTTTTTCTCCTGACGCTGCCATGTAGATTATAGAATCATCAGCCAAGCCACTGGAACAGATCGGTTATGTATGATAATACCCATCTTAGTGGACGATTCATGGCCCGTCAGCcccagcctcagctgccCTGCGGATCGACGTCTTAGCATCAACAAGACATAACGCTTTCTACGCGGCCCCCAACTCAACTGCAGTTCACAGCATCAGGTCCCTTGGCCCGCGAGTCCCTCGACGACTCAGCCGCAAcccctccagctgcagcataATGGAGGCCAATCAACATCCACATCCCGACGTTTGACGTTTCTCTGGCGCCTGCGGAGGTTCTAAAGAGGTaaagagctgaagaagcctTAGAGGCACGAATTAGCGTAGACGAGCACCAAGGCAGCGAGCAGCACAAAGTGGATGCACTGCCGCCATTTGAAGTACCATTTACTTTGCACCGGGGCGCCTCCAGGGCTTTTTACCGCTGGTGAGCATGGCTTGCACCAGATACTCGATACTTGATGTAACCTCGTGTTCGTCGTGCATTCATAGACGCGGGGTTGCTAGCTGCGCATTATCCTCCCGATCCAATAACCACGGGCCAGTTAGTGTTGGGCGACCAGGCTACAGGACACGTTACAGAAGAACCCGCCGTGCAGCCGTCACCATTGTTGTTGAGCACTTAGATGCCTTGGAATATTTGTTCAGGCAGTATTCTAAATCCCAAGGGCTATTATCACCATACAGAAAGCCAAAGCCTGtactctggtccctggattCCGTCTTGAGATTGGAGACGGGATGGAAAAGCTTCAGACTCCAAATCTCACTCGAGAATTAAGCACATTTGGACCCCAATCTCACTGCAGACCTCTGCCGCAGCTGGGGCGTGCTTTGGACCTCGTGCTAGTGGTTTGACGCTAAAAGGAACAACCAACCAGAGAGGGATGCATGCATGCGAGTCACAGTAAACGTGTTCGTGTCAAGGTCCCACGTCAGATATCTAACAAACCCGGCGAAAGGACCACAAGGCGTCCACGTCTTAGTCGCATTAGTAGCGGTTGGGATTTTAAGCGCACGGCTCAGAAAGATGTCCAGGAGTAGCTCTGCAGAGGCGCTTCTATAAATACACACCAGATGCTCATGGACCCTGCGATCTCGGCAAGAATGTGAAGAAGGTGAAAGGGTTCGATAGGGGGCTGGACAAATTCAGATCAGTCCAGCGGGATCCAACAATTTGCGTGGCGTATACGGATGGTCGATGCAGTGCACATATCTTATAACGTGTCTCGCTGCCGGCCGTCTAAGCTTGTCCATGTCTCAATTCCAGGATCTCGCCTAGCGACACTACCTGTTCCAGCACCATCGCCGAAGCTTCACCTCGTCATGGAGCTCCCAGCTGAATCAGAACTCCAGTATGCCGGAGAGTGTCTTTCCTTACCGGGTACGTTCCTGGAACCGCCAATCGAGGACCCTCCTTCATCagtcctcaacctcctcaacctaTCACAG
This sequence is a window from Aspergillus nidulans FGSC A4 chromosome IV. Protein-coding genes within it:
- a CDS encoding SDR family NAD(P)-dependent oxidoreductase (transcript_id=CADANIAT00000395), translated to MAAPPSYTKVTHSATYPAINPSQPALSTAGKVVLITGASGGIGRATASSFAASGPRALILLGRRADALAETAAIVRASYAEVTVQTHEAELCDASSVRNAMNKAAAEFGGIDILVHCAGSLAPVVPLVEADPATFLDGYKTTVVGTLATAQAVVLANRTVSADEDKPVTFINLTTAGILFPPFPGMGAYVSSKMAAVKILEAFAAENPHVRLHNVHPGFLETAMSAKLGEKIKLPYAYDDISLPADFLVWTASAEAEFLRNKIVFAAWDVDELKARTKEIVGGPPGTGELRIGFQGFPRFMAGQPLPGTN
- a CDS encoding Zn(II)2Cys6 transcription factor domain-containing protein (transcript_id=CADANIAT00000396) — protein: MEAYKTQPPVRKLKDSCDVCSASKLRCDKQKPTCARCANLNRPCTYSPARRGGRPHRVRRDRSKSQSQSQSSRQFFGMPDANTSSSPFAEPTRVPSQTDRGMSCSNDWFLRTQSRVHDHIQDSQPSAQSAKVSPSPCKNPMNTRLAAETAETDMDCTRVALSIVEQLERSQEQRPRSTAPTYTHGGLTATEACQRLLTILMCPCSDQAEVALLVASGCISLMDVIHSSAGFASESLGHDGSVSSCNSPPISSEQDPLIRSWSQPQSISRSCSLASDSRSQVGDLSKIAKVIVQFTERYCQDAKVAAEPRAHWVTRYESLSR